In Passer domesticus isolate bPasDom1 chromosome 9, bPasDom1.hap1, whole genome shotgun sequence, a genomic segment contains:
- the LOC135307305 gene encoding LOW QUALITY PROTEIN: EF-hand and coiled-coil domain-containing protein 1-like (The sequence of the model RefSeq protein was modified relative to this genomic sequence to represent the inferred CDS: inserted 2 bases in 1 codon; substituted 1 base at 1 genomic stop codon), protein MEPPEGWDPYGRPARRTQWLVSALAYHYGLDRGVENEIIMLATGLDQYLQEIFHHLDCAGAGRIPGEDFCTLCQVLGLEEAAEPEECAGLWDGLSAELTFRQFHARLCGHFSTRAGPRLPLGRESEHIETQICLRSPRRRRADPAGSGAAGSAERRPPRPCSXECYEEIVVLEQAKDRLAKLEEENGSLRELVEDMRAALQSSDARCLALQVGLRKSHASHXGSCFTGRKRALTQKHSQSKYLQSVLEEMELIQSSGDGQVEEAIRFSQELEKELKSSQEALVSLEDCNHHLKREQAEMRRKVEEARQAVLNSLGKVKELEVRANEVPHLQIHIQQLESQLQHYR, encoded by the exons TACGGGCTGGACCGCGGCGTGGAGAACGAGATCATCATGCTGGCCACCGGCCTGGACCAGTACCTGCAGGAGATCTTCCACCACCTGGACTGCGCCGGGGCGGGTCGCATCCCCGGCGAGGACTTCTGCACGCTGTGccaggtgctggggctggaggaggcgGCGGAGCCCGAGGAGTGCGCGGGGCTGTGGGACGGGCTCTCGGCTGAGCTCACCTTCCGCCAGTTCCACGCGCGGCTCTGCGGCCACTTCAGCACCCGTGCGGGGCCGCGGCTGCCGCTGGGCCGAGAAAGCGAGCACATCGAGACCCAGATCTGCCTGcgcagcccccgccgccgccgcgccgacCCCGCTGGCAGCGGAGCCGCGGGCAGCGCTGAGCGGCGGCCGCCGAGGCCCTGCTCCTGAGAGTGCTACGAGGAGATCGTGGTGCTGGAGCAG GCCAAGGACCGCCTCGCcaagctggaggaggagaacgGCAGCCTGCGGGAGCTGGTGGAGGACATGCGCGCCGCCCTGCAGAGCAGCGATGCGCGGTGCCTGGCACTGCAG GTGGGACTGCGGAAGAGCCATGCCAGCCA AGGATCCTGCTTCACAGGGAGGAAGAGAGCATTAACACAGAAGCACTCCCAGTCCAAGTACctccaaagtgtcctggaggaaatGGAGCTCATCCAGAGCTCCGGGGATGGGCAGGTTGAAGAAGCCATCAGGTTCAgtcaggagctggagaaggagctgaAGAGCTCTCAGGAAGCTCTGGTCAGCCTGGAAGATTGCAACCATCACCTGAagagggagcaggcagagatgaGGAGGAAGGTGGAAGAGGCCAGACAGGCTGTCCTGAACAGTCTTGGCAAAGTGAAGGAGCTGGAAGTGAGAGCTAACGAGGTGCCACATCTGCAAATACACatccagcagctggaatcaCAACTGCAGCACTACAGGTAG